The proteins below come from a single Mycolicibacterium sp. TY81 genomic window:
- a CDS encoding DUF3592 domain-containing protein, with translation MRIEYIVVLIAVIVIVDIAILVALLRKHRTRTTSPDPALSSATELGTEAPRKSAAPVLAKAFLAVGLSLAVAAGVCAAFVAQSNSSDKHADGTVVELVPSGGGSSSRYRARVEFATSAGTHVRFLSSISSNPPPARLGEHVDVRYNPADPRDATINTYWQVWFLPTLLGIIAVPFLLVGTGFGIVSRAGRRRGPELL, from the coding sequence ATGCGCATCGAGTACATCGTGGTGCTGATCGCCGTCATCGTGATCGTGGATATCGCGATCCTCGTTGCGCTGCTACGCAAGCACCGCACCCGGACGACATCTCCCGATCCGGCGCTGTCCAGCGCGACCGAACTCGGCACCGAAGCGCCCCGGAAATCCGCCGCGCCGGTCCTGGCGAAGGCGTTCCTGGCCGTCGGCCTCTCCCTGGCCGTCGCGGCCGGGGTCTGCGCAGCGTTTGTCGCCCAATCGAATTCGTCCGACAAGCACGCCGACGGTACCGTCGTCGAGCTGGTGCCCAGCGGCGGTGGCAGCAGCTCGCGCTACCGGGCGCGCGTCGAATTCGCCACATCCGCAGGGACCCACGTCCGCTTTCTCAGCTCGATCAGCAGCAATCCGCCACCGGCCAGACTCGGCGAGCACGTCGACGTCAGGTACAACCCGGCCGACCCGCGCGACGCCACCATCAACACCTATTGGCAGGTGTGGTTCCTGCCGACTCTGCTCGGCATCATCGCCGTCCCGTTCCTGCTGGTGGGTACCGGATTCGGCATCGTGAGCCGAGCCGGACGCCGGCGCGGGCCCGAACTCCTCTGA
- a CDS encoding trypsin-like peptidase domain-containing protein, with amino-acid sequence MAFGVAAVAIAAGAAGTMAAVDHYGSMAPTAQVPLATGIQNRALPTASAPAAAPAAPAGSVEAVSAKVLPSVVKLQVQTGQQGGEGSGIVLTADGLILTNNHVIAEANQTAAEQDSLPSGLSPSGRLPRGMTGAGQTKATVTLSDGRTVPFTVVGADPADDIAVVKAQGVSDLTPISIGSSKDLRVGQNVVAIGSPLGLQGTVTTGIISSLNRPVSTGDEQTGQQSVMSAIQTDAAINPGNSGGALVDMNGNLIGVNSAIASLGGGPDSGGSQPGSIGLGFAIPVDQAKRIADQLISTGTVQHASLGVKLAANNSAQGAAVAGVVADGPAAAAGLDKGAVITKVDNQPIDSPEALVAAIRSKAPGDNVTVTYADPSGAERSVQVTLGQTEA; translated from the coding sequence CTGGCTTTCGGCGTCGCGGCGGTAGCCATCGCAGCAGGAGCGGCCGGCACCATGGCTGCCGTTGACCACTACGGCAGCATGGCGCCGACGGCGCAGGTACCGCTGGCCACCGGCATTCAGAACCGCGCGCTGCCAACGGCTTCCGCACCCGCAGCCGCACCGGCCGCCCCGGCCGGCTCTGTCGAGGCGGTGTCGGCCAAGGTGCTGCCCAGCGTCGTCAAGCTGCAGGTCCAGACCGGCCAGCAGGGTGGCGAGGGGTCGGGCATCGTCCTCACCGCGGACGGCCTGATCCTGACCAACAACCACGTCATCGCGGAGGCCAATCAGACTGCCGCGGAACAGGATTCGCTGCCCAGCGGACTCAGCCCGAGCGGCCGGCTGCCGCGCGGCATGACCGGCGCCGGTCAGACCAAGGCAACCGTCACCCTGTCCGACGGCCGTACCGTGCCCTTCACCGTGGTGGGGGCCGACCCGGCCGACGACATCGCGGTGGTCAAGGCCCAGGGGGTTTCCGACCTGACCCCGATCAGCATCGGATCCTCGAAGGACCTGCGCGTCGGACAGAACGTGGTGGCCATCGGCTCACCGCTGGGCCTACAGGGCACCGTGACCACCGGCATCATCAGCTCGCTGAACCGTCCGGTGAGCACCGGTGACGAGCAGACCGGCCAGCAGTCGGTGATGAGCGCCATCCAGACCGACGCCGCGATCAACCCCGGCAACTCCGGTGGTGCGCTGGTCGACATGAACGGCAACCTGATCGGCGTGAACTCGGCGATCGCCTCGCTCGGTGGTGGCCCGGATTCCGGTGGCTCCCAGCCGGGTTCGATCGGCCTGGGCTTCGCCATCCCCGTCGATCAGGCCAAACGCATTGCCGACCAACTGATCTCCACCGGCACCGTGCAGCACGCCTCGCTGGGCGTCAAGCTGGCCGCCAACAACAGCGCCCAGGGTGCGGCTGTGGCCGGCGTCGTGGCCGACGGTCCCGCCGCCGCAGCCGGCCTGGACAAGGGCGCCGTGATCACCAAGGTCGACAACCAGCCGATCGACAGTCCGGAAGCGCTCGTCGCAGCCATCCGGTCCAAAGCGCCCGGCGACAACGTCACCGTGACCTACGCCGACCCTTCCGGAGCGGAACGCTCCGTGCAGGTGACCTTGGGACAGACGGAAGCCTAG
- a CDS encoding metallophosphoesterase, whose translation MTIAEQYDWHQQYLRRHRVSRRNFLRGSAAAAAVAALGLAPFGRRAYAQDAPLSVANRRVGFGGDADSQLRLAAQLSRNPGGTKVFVDHGPTDQLGATIEAEVRNLVTQIPTSDRGVLAAEQFYAHVPVDGLPGGSAHFYRWRTEDGFVSDVRSAKTAMPSVRKTLAPFRFTMMGDQGTDDIPRQPAGLKRGDYDDSYYKPDNEPDVPHTANVFNQIVASNPEFHLLAGDIAYADPSGGGKPLSFVPSGGKAAHGFDKYNPFVWDVYLGSIEASAASTPWMFATGNHDMEASYPSHGYGGHLARMDFPDNGPAACPSVYSFTYGNVAVLSLDANDVSFEIRSNTGYSDGTQNSWVERTLAAYRADPNIDFIVCFFHHCAYSTTDSHASDGGVRAAWCELFDRYQVDLVLQGHNHVYERTDPIRGDRPTKVAGDNSTVDAETDGTVYYTVGCAGRPRYGFQPGEPESYRGHEAPDTFVPNSYVWTAEGKKKAEAVGWSRVRFRNYAFIRVDVRPGQLLSEMDVTAVDEHGREFDKVTYRRRVRA comes from the coding sequence ATGACCATCGCCGAGCAATACGACTGGCACCAGCAGTACCTGCGCCGGCACCGCGTATCGCGACGGAATTTCCTGCGCGGATCGGCGGCCGCCGCGGCGGTGGCGGCCCTGGGCCTGGCGCCGTTCGGGCGCCGCGCCTACGCACAGGACGCGCCGCTGAGCGTGGCCAACCGCCGGGTCGGTTTTGGTGGTGACGCGGACAGCCAGCTGCGGCTGGCGGCGCAGTTGTCGCGAAATCCCGGTGGCACCAAGGTGTTCGTCGACCACGGGCCCACCGATCAGTTGGGCGCGACCATCGAGGCCGAGGTGCGCAACCTCGTCACGCAGATCCCGACCAGCGATCGCGGTGTCCTTGCGGCCGAGCAGTTCTACGCCCATGTCCCCGTCGACGGATTGCCCGGTGGCAGCGCGCATTTCTACCGGTGGCGCACCGAGGACGGCTTCGTCAGCGACGTGCGGTCGGCCAAGACGGCGATGCCCAGCGTGCGAAAGACATTGGCGCCGTTCCGGTTCACCATGATGGGTGACCAGGGCACCGATGACATACCGCGCCAGCCTGCCGGGCTCAAACGCGGCGACTACGACGACAGCTATTACAAGCCGGACAACGAGCCCGACGTCCCGCACACCGCCAACGTGTTCAATCAGATCGTCGCGTCCAACCCCGAATTCCATCTGCTGGCCGGGGATATCGCGTATGCCGACCCGTCCGGTGGCGGCAAGCCGTTGTCGTTCGTCCCGTCCGGGGGCAAGGCCGCGCACGGCTTCGACAAGTACAACCCGTTCGTCTGGGACGTCTATCTGGGGTCCATCGAGGCCAGTGCGGCGAGTACGCCGTGGATGTTCGCGACCGGTAACCACGACATGGAGGCCTCGTATCCGAGTCACGGTTACGGCGGTCACCTGGCGCGCATGGACTTTCCGGACAACGGGCCGGCGGCGTGCCCGTCGGTCTATTCGTTCACCTACGGCAACGTCGCGGTGCTGTCACTGGACGCCAACGACGTGAGCTTCGAAATCCGTTCCAACACCGGCTATTCCGATGGCACCCAGAACTCCTGGGTCGAGCGCACCCTGGCCGCCTACCGCGCCGACCCCAATATCGACTTCATCGTGTGCTTCTTCCACCACTGCGCGTACTCGACCACCGACTCGCACGCCAGCGACGGCGGTGTGCGGGCGGCCTGGTGCGAGTTGTTCGACCGGTATCAGGTCGATCTCGTGCTGCAGGGACACAACCACGTCTACGAGCGCACGGACCCGATCCGCGGCGACCGCCCCACCAAGGTCGCCGGGGACAATTCGACCGTCGACGCGGAAACCGACGGCACCGTCTACTACACCGTGGGCTGCGCCGGCCGGCCCCGATACGGTTTCCAGCCCGGTGAGCCCGAGAGCTACCGCGGCCACGAAGCTCCCGACACCTTCGTCCCGAACAGCTATGTCTGGACTGCTGAAGGGAAGAAGAAGGCGGAGGCGGTCGGCTGGTCGCGCGTGCGTTTCCGCAACTACGCCTTCATCCGCGTCGATGTCAGGCCGGGGCAGCTGCTGAGCGAAATGGACGTCACCGCGGTCGACGAACACGGCCGGGAATTCGACAAGGTCACCTATCGCCGCAGGGTGCGCGCGTAA
- a CDS encoding serine/threonine-protein kinase, with protein MEGTPFGRYRLIELLGRGGMGEVWKAYDTTMKRVVAMKVLPPTFADDEQYQVRFRREAHAAAGLDEPHIVPIHDFGEIDDRLFVTMRLIDGKTVQQLLADGPLAPDRAVSIVEQIAAALGAAHGVGLVHRDVKPANILVTPDDFAYLIDFGIARAAGETKLTHTGATIGTVAYMAPERFTSDRCDARSDIYALTCVLHECLTGAPPFPGDSMERQITSHLYSDPPRPSTMRPGISAYMDQVIATGMAKDPELRYATTKDLANAARSALTGPAQPAQFGQPAQQTPPAWAAPSVPYPTTGPESYPAHAHTQYATPAQGLGAGSAQWSPPQLANNQPAQSWWRNSAVVIVAALVTIVVLGGAGIAYVMWPDSGSGDQPQATNQPSAQLFPSMPTGPGGTAGYPTGSMSTPASTAASMPAGPSQLQTADGLTNLIGTIKAKFGDAMGFKLVVYPDYAVMDRVSPTNKHVDQSFMYRGGSWNKWGSDTSTSSFDVLADLGAINAQAVAATMPGAPQQLGAEPGSQLYLIIEGEEGGGLGLAIHSTAPGTGYMQVNADGTIKQIYPP; from the coding sequence GTGGAAGGGACACCGTTCGGCCGGTACCGGCTGATTGAGCTGCTCGGTCGTGGCGGCATGGGTGAGGTCTGGAAGGCCTACGACACCACCATGAAGCGCGTCGTCGCGATGAAGGTGCTGCCGCCGACCTTCGCCGACGACGAGCAGTACCAGGTGCGCTTCCGCCGGGAGGCCCACGCCGCGGCCGGGCTCGATGAGCCGCATATCGTGCCGATCCACGACTTCGGTGAGATCGACGACCGGCTGTTCGTGACGATGCGGCTGATCGACGGCAAGACCGTCCAGCAGCTGTTGGCCGACGGCCCACTGGCACCCGACCGCGCGGTCTCGATCGTCGAGCAGATTGCTGCCGCGCTCGGCGCCGCGCATGGCGTGGGGCTGGTGCACCGCGACGTGAAACCCGCCAACATCCTGGTCACGCCAGACGATTTCGCGTACCTCATCGACTTCGGCATCGCCCGCGCTGCAGGCGAAACCAAACTGACCCACACCGGTGCCACCATCGGCACCGTCGCCTACATGGCACCCGAGCGCTTCACCAGCGACCGGTGCGACGCCCGGTCCGACATCTATGCGCTGACGTGCGTCCTGCACGAATGCCTGACTGGAGCACCGCCATTTCCGGGCGACAGCATGGAGCGGCAGATCACCAGCCACCTCTATTCGGATCCGCCACGGCCGTCGACCATGCGGCCGGGGATTTCGGCATACATGGATCAGGTCATCGCCACCGGCATGGCGAAGGACCCCGAATTGCGCTACGCCACAACGAAAGACCTTGCCAACGCCGCGCGTTCCGCGCTGACCGGACCGGCGCAGCCCGCTCAGTTCGGTCAGCCCGCTCAGCAGACACCGCCGGCGTGGGCCGCCCCTTCGGTCCCCTACCCCACGACCGGCCCCGAGTCCTACCCGGCGCACGCGCACACGCAGTACGCGACGCCGGCGCAAGGTCTGGGTGCCGGATCCGCGCAGTGGTCGCCGCCGCAGTTGGCGAACAACCAACCGGCCCAATCATGGTGGCGCAACTCGGCGGTGGTGATCGTCGCGGCCTTGGTCACGATCGTCGTCCTCGGGGGCGCCGGCATCGCGTACGTGATGTGGCCCGACAGCGGTTCGGGCGACCAGCCTCAGGCCACCAATCAGCCCAGCGCACAACTGTTTCCGTCGATGCCCACGGGTCCCGGGGGCACCGCCGGGTACCCGACCGGTTCGATGTCGACTCCCGCCTCCACCGCGGCGTCGATGCCGGCGGGACCGAGTCAGCTGCAGACCGCCGACGGTCTGACCAACCTGATCGGGACCATCAAGGCGAAGTTCGGCGACGCCATGGGATTCAAGCTCGTGGTGTACCCCGATTACGCGGTCATGGATCGCGTCTCCCCCACGAACAAGCACGTCGACCAGAGCTTCATGTATCGCGGCGGCAGCTGGAACAAGTGGGGCTCGGACACCAGCACCAGTTCGTTCGACGTGCTGGCGGACCTCGGCGCGATCAACGCGCAGGCCGTGGCCGCCACCATGCCCGGTGCACCGCAGCAGCTGGGTGCGGAACCCGGCTCGCAGCTGTACCTCATCATCGAGGGCGAAGAGGGTGGCGGTCTGGGGCTCGCGATCCACTCTACGGCGCCCGGAACCGGATACATGCAGGTCAACGCCGACGGGACCATCAAGCAGATCTATCCGCCGTAA
- a CDS encoding TetR/AcrR family transcriptional regulator — MPRPRVYDLDSVLDAAESLAVEAGPAGVTTRSVAAAAGVSNGAIYHNFGSRTELVARTWLRAARRFLDVQTELVDAALADAAADPVDAVVAAAQAPAVFYERQRQSAQLVWRVQRDQLLGPDLPASLAAELKDLDRQLIDLMVRLSSHLWNRRDGAAVDAITVCIVDLPTAIILSRNRISNSWARERLTAAVRAVLADEPTPTRRKQP, encoded by the coding sequence GTGCCCCGGCCTCGTGTGTATGACCTCGACTCGGTGCTCGACGCTGCCGAATCGCTAGCCGTCGAGGCCGGGCCGGCCGGTGTCACCACCCGTTCGGTGGCCGCCGCGGCCGGCGTCTCCAACGGCGCGATCTATCACAACTTCGGCTCGCGAACCGAGCTCGTCGCCCGCACCTGGCTGCGCGCCGCACGCCGATTCCTCGACGTACAAACGGAATTGGTCGACGCCGCCCTGGCCGACGCGGCCGCCGACCCCGTGGACGCCGTCGTCGCCGCCGCGCAGGCCCCCGCGGTGTTCTACGAGCGTCAACGGCAGTCGGCCCAACTGGTGTGGCGGGTGCAGCGCGATCAATTGCTCGGACCCGACCTGCCGGCGTCCCTGGCGGCTGAACTCAAAGACCTCGACCGTCAGCTCATCGACCTGATGGTGCGGCTGTCGTCGCACCTCTGGAACCGGCGCGACGGCGCGGCGGTCGATGCCATCACGGTGTGCATCGTCGACCTGCCGACCGCAATCATCTTGTCCCGCAACAGAATCAGCAACAGCTGGGCACGTGAACGGCTGACCGCAGCCGTACGTGCCGTCCTCGCCGACGAACCCACCCCAACCAGGAGGAAACAACCATGA
- a CDS encoding enoyl-CoA hydratase-related protein yields the protein MSITVSYQDKIAVLNLGDDENRFSLGFLDDVNGAIDDLVAGGAQGLVTTGAGKFYSNGLDLDWLMAHGDQMQSYVGRVHALFARVLTLPIPTAAAVNGHAFGAGAMLAMAHDYRTMRADRGFFCFPEVDIRIPFTPGMAALIQAKLTPQAAIASMTTGRRFGGDDAAKYGIVELATAEDAVVSSAVDLVIPVAGKDSQTMAAIKATMFAPAIAALQAG from the coding sequence ATGAGCATCACCGTCAGCTACCAGGACAAGATCGCCGTTCTCAACCTCGGCGATGACGAGAACCGCTTCTCGCTGGGCTTTCTCGACGACGTCAACGGTGCCATCGACGATCTCGTCGCGGGCGGCGCCCAGGGACTCGTGACCACCGGCGCCGGCAAGTTCTACTCCAACGGCCTGGATCTCGACTGGCTGATGGCGCACGGCGACCAGATGCAGTCCTACGTCGGGCGGGTCCACGCGCTGTTCGCGCGGGTGCTGACGCTGCCGATCCCGACGGCCGCCGCGGTCAACGGACACGCCTTCGGCGCCGGTGCGATGCTCGCCATGGCCCACGACTACCGGACCATGCGCGCTGACCGCGGGTTCTTCTGTTTCCCCGAGGTCGACATCCGGATTCCGTTCACGCCCGGTATGGCCGCGCTGATCCAGGCCAAGCTGACGCCGCAGGCGGCCATCGCGTCGATGACCACCGGCCGGCGCTTCGGTGGCGACGACGCCGCCAAGTACGGCATCGTCGAGCTGGCCACGGCCGAGGACGCGGTCGTCTCCTCCGCCGTGGATCTCGTGATTCCGGTGGCTGGCAAGGATTCCCAGACCATGGCCGCCATCAAGGCGACGATGTTCGCCCCGGCGATCGCGGCGCTGCAGGCCGGGTAA
- a CDS encoding pyridoxamine 5'-phosphate oxidase family protein translates to MGQNERKKIVMTDDEIVEFIDRSRTATMATVLADGRPHLVAMWYAVLDGEIWFETKAKSQKAVNLRRDPTITVMIEDGDTYGTLRGVSIDGTAEIVEDPDTCLRVGISVWERYTGPYTDEMRPFVDQMMNNRVAVRVVPSRMRSWDHRKLGMPDMPISGSTAQYLNQQ, encoded by the coding sequence GTGGGACAGAACGAGCGCAAGAAGATCGTCATGACCGACGACGAAATCGTCGAGTTCATCGATCGCAGCCGGACCGCGACCATGGCCACCGTCCTGGCCGACGGCCGGCCGCACCTGGTGGCCATGTGGTACGCCGTGCTCGACGGCGAAATCTGGTTCGAGACCAAGGCCAAGTCGCAGAAGGCGGTCAACCTGCGTCGGGATCCGACCATCACCGTGATGATCGAGGATGGTGACACCTACGGCACCCTGCGAGGTGTGTCGATCGACGGGACCGCCGAGATCGTCGAGGATCCCGACACCTGTCTGCGCGTCGGCATCAGTGTGTGGGAGCGGTACACCGGCCCCTACACCGACGAGATGCGCCCGTTCGTCGATCAGATGATGAACAACCGCGTCGCGGTCCGGGTCGTGCCGAGCCGCATGCGCAGCTGGGACCACCGCAAACTCGGCATGCCCGACATGCCGATCAGCGGCTCGACCGCGCAGTACCTGAACCAGCAGTGA
- a CDS encoding GNAT family N-acetyltransferase: protein MATASTTDKTGAPTTVTAEAGRFTIAVEGKTVGLIDYIDRGGRRIFPHTEVQPEYGGRGLATILVAEALDATRAAGLRIVPQCSMVSGYIAKHPEYAPLVDRA from the coding sequence ATGGCCACTGCGAGCACGACCGACAAGACCGGAGCGCCGACCACAGTCACCGCCGAAGCCGGACGATTCACCATCGCCGTCGAAGGCAAGACGGTCGGGCTGATCGATTACATCGACCGGGGTGGCCGACGAATCTTCCCGCACACCGAAGTTCAGCCCGAGTACGGCGGCCGCGGGCTGGCGACGATCCTCGTCGCCGAGGCGTTGGACGCCACCCGTGCCGCAGGGTTACGCATCGTGCCGCAATGCTCGATGGTCAGCGGGTACATCGCCAAGCATCCCGAGTACGCGCCGCTGGTCGACCGGGCCTGA
- a CDS encoding WhiB family transcriptional regulator, whose translation MTAIAMDGLPLGECTRSPEQWTTIASDEAKALCRQCPRRWACARDAVELPRAEGLWAGIVIPAEEGRGRTFAMKQLRSLAEANGYPVRRQRRIFLEVA comes from the coding sequence ATGACCGCAATTGCCATGGACGGCCTGCCGCTCGGTGAGTGCACCCGGAGCCCGGAGCAGTGGACGACGATCGCCAGCGACGAGGCCAAGGCCCTCTGCCGCCAGTGCCCGCGCCGCTGGGCCTGCGCGCGTGACGCCGTCGAACTGCCCCGCGCCGAAGGCCTCTGGGCCGGCATCGTCATCCCGGCCGAGGAGGGTCGCGGCCGGACGTTCGCGATGAAGCAGCTGCGGTCCCTGGCCGAAGCCAACGGCTACCCGGTCCGCCGCCAGCGCCGCATCTTCCTCGAAGTCGCGTAG
- a CDS encoding transcriptional regulator has protein sequence MPNIDPDDVTEYIALPAVDPGMERAGAAAAARRRELDISQRSLAADGIINAGALISFEKGRSWPRERTRLRLEEVLQWPPGTIARIRSGEPVPTTQVPLAPQAQAAPAPPLTNAGEVPLIAQAVVAAVNTLGATADALPAIEDSEFTPWVTQILSDLRQLEAVAASAARLGPVSPPLIKALGLVRARIDELTLLGAKAPTATLGQRLYAARRSANLTIQETALAAGVPESVVVGAEAEAAVSDHDKELVEKLLVQLV, from the coding sequence GTGCCGAACATCGATCCCGATGACGTCACCGAATACATCGCCCTGCCCGCAGTCGACCCCGGAATGGAGCGCGCCGGTGCGGCCGCCGCCGCCCGGCGGCGCGAGTTGGACATCAGCCAGCGCAGCCTTGCGGCCGACGGCATCATCAACGCCGGAGCGCTGATCTCATTCGAAAAGGGCCGCAGCTGGCCGCGGGAACGAACGCGCCTGCGTCTCGAAGAGGTGTTGCAGTGGCCGCCGGGAACCATCGCCCGGATCCGCAGCGGCGAGCCGGTCCCGACGACGCAGGTGCCGTTGGCGCCTCAGGCACAAGCTGCCCCAGCCCCGCCGTTGACCAACGCGGGCGAGGTTCCGCTGATCGCGCAGGCCGTCGTCGCCGCGGTGAACACGTTGGGAGCCACGGCCGACGCCCTGCCGGCGATCGAGGATTCTGAATTCACGCCGTGGGTCACGCAGATTCTGTCCGACCTGCGGCAACTCGAGGCCGTCGCCGCCAGCGCCGCCCGGCTCGGCCCGGTGTCGCCGCCGCTGATCAAGGCGTTGGGACTGGTGCGCGCCCGCATCGACGAACTGACGTTGCTCGGCGCGAAAGCGCCCACCGCGACGCTCGGGCAGCGGCTGTATGCAGCGCGCCGCAGTGCCAACCTGACCATTCAGGAGACGGCCCTGGCCGCCGGGGTTCCCGAGTCCGTCGTGGTCGGTGCCGAGGCCGAAGCGGCGGTGTCGGACCACGACAAAGAGCTGGTCGAAAAGCTGCTCGTGCAGCTGGTGTAG
- a CDS encoding MinD/ParA family protein produces the protein MTDHFEPQHNPPESAFAGHPVNTPPAWPRVNPAGNTGMQHTEPLQRRTGYPPQPGPVPPGPMQPGPHPHQPWPHGPQGQFTPPGSYADAIRRDDLLRTRKPEPGRGWRKTLFKATFGLVNLGPSPDEIQEAQQINRIRSALSGHYKVGVMGKGGVGKTTVSASIGSLFAELRQDDRVVAVDADTAFGKLGSRVDPKALSSYWELASDQHLESFADIRNRVGSNAAGLFVLAGEASPARRRVLDPAVYREAASRLDRHFTISIIDCSSTMDSPVTQEVLRDLDALIVVSSPWVDGAGAAGQTLDWLAAHGLNGLLQRTVVVLNDSDGHADKRTRSVLAQQFAGQGQAVVEVPFDAHLRPGGVIAGTREMAPATRRKFIEIAAALAANFPTGDDRHRDRS, from the coding sequence GTGACTGACCACTTCGAACCGCAGCACAACCCCCCGGAAAGCGCTTTCGCCGGCCATCCCGTGAACACGCCGCCGGCCTGGCCACGGGTAAATCCGGCCGGCAACACCGGCATGCAGCACACCGAACCGCTGCAGCGCAGGACCGGCTACCCACCGCAGCCCGGTCCCGTACCGCCGGGTCCGATGCAGCCGGGACCGCACCCGCACCAACCCTGGCCGCACGGTCCTCAGGGTCAGTTCACGCCACCCGGGTCGTACGCCGACGCCATCCGCCGCGACGACCTGCTCCGGACCCGCAAGCCCGAGCCCGGTCGCGGCTGGCGCAAGACGCTGTTCAAGGCGACGTTCGGGCTGGTAAACCTCGGTCCGTCACCCGACGAGATCCAGGAAGCACAGCAGATCAACCGGATCCGGTCGGCGCTGTCGGGTCACTACAAGGTCGGCGTGATGGGCAAGGGCGGCGTCGGCAAGACGACGGTGTCGGCCTCGATCGGGTCGCTGTTCGCCGAGCTCCGGCAGGACGATCGGGTAGTGGCCGTCGATGCCGACACCGCGTTCGGCAAGCTCGGCAGTCGCGTCGACCCCAAGGCCCTGAGCTCGTACTGGGAGTTGGCGTCCGACCAGCACCTGGAGAGTTTCGCCGACATCCGCAACCGGGTCGGCAGCAATGCCGCCGGGCTGTTCGTGCTGGCCGGTGAGGCGAGCCCGGCCCGCCGCCGGGTGCTGGATCCCGCCGTCTACCGCGAGGCCGCCTCGCGGCTGGACCGCCATTTCACCATCTCGATCATCGACTGCAGCTCCACGATGGACAGCCCTGTCACGCAGGAGGTGCTGCGGGATCTGGATGCGCTCATCGTGGTGTCGTCGCCCTGGGTCGACGGTGCCGGCGCGGCCGGGCAGACGCTCGACTGGCTGGCGGCACACGGCCTCAATGGTCTCCTGCAGCGAACTGTGGTGGTACTCAACGATTCCGACGGCCACGCCGACAAACGCACCCGCTCGGTCCTGGCCCAGCAGTTCGCCGGGCAGGGGCAGGCCGTCGTCGAGGTACCGTTCGATGCGCACCTGCGGCCGGGCGGCGTCATCGCCGGCACCCGGGAAATGGCGCCGGCGACGCGGCGCAAATTCATCGAGATCGCAGCCGCGCTGGCGGCGAACTTCCCGACCGGTGACGATCGGCACCGCGACCGTTCCTGA
- a CDS encoding ESX secretion-associated protein EspG produces the protein MTGPYTAASTASGGIDDVIAVEVTIDGMLVIADKLELMDFPISLGIRPNIPQLDLRDRVWEQVRRDLTAQGVLDIYGNPHPEVAAMVDTLSRADRTIEGRWWRRDVGGKMLRFVVCRKGERHVVAARDGEMIVIQRVAPQVGLAGMVNAVLGSANPANVEPLTASTSRLSDARTPDQLTQFGISLSSARTYSELIANPDSWVELTANERHEGGTHSEADVAAGVLDSRLGRIVSLPRKVSGELYGSFLAGTDENLERALQGLLEFLPSRSWFDTASAGAAGDDYQD, from the coding sequence GTGACCGGCCCGTACACCGCGGCCAGCACCGCCTCGGGCGGCATCGACGACGTCATCGCGGTCGAGGTCACCATCGACGGCATGCTGGTCATCGCCGACAAGCTCGAGCTCATGGATTTCCCGATAAGCCTCGGCATCCGGCCGAACATTCCCCAGCTGGACCTTCGGGACCGGGTCTGGGAACAGGTGCGGCGGGATCTGACGGCGCAGGGCGTCCTCGACATCTACGGGAACCCGCATCCGGAAGTCGCCGCGATGGTCGACACCCTCAGCCGCGCCGACCGCACCATCGAGGGCCGCTGGTGGCGCCGCGACGTCGGCGGGAAGATGCTGCGGTTCGTGGTCTGTCGCAAGGGCGAACGCCATGTCGTCGCGGCCCGCGACGGCGAGATGATCGTCATCCAGCGGGTCGCCCCGCAGGTGGGCCTGGCCGGCATGGTGAATGCCGTGCTCGGCTCCGCCAACCCCGCCAACGTCGAGCCTCTGACCGCGTCGACCAGCCGGCTCAGTGACGCCCGCACCCCCGACCAGCTCACCCAGTTCGGCATCAGCCTGAGCTCGGCGCGGACCTATTCCGAACTCATCGCCAATCCCGACTCATGGGTCGAGCTCACCGCCAACGAGCGGCACGAGGGCGGTACGCACAGTGAGGCCGACGTGGCCGCCGGCGTTCTCGACTCCCGGCTGGGCCGCATCGTGTCCCTGCCGCGCAAGGTCAGCGGGGAGCTGTACGGCAGCTTCCTGGCGGGCACCGACGAGAACCTCGAACGCGCCCTGCAAGGGCTGTTGGAGTTCCTGCCGTCGCGGTCCTGGTTCGACACGGCCTCGGCGGGCGCCGCCGGCGACGATTACCAGGACTGA